The Maylandia zebra isolate NMK-2024a linkage group LG4, Mzebra_GT3a, whole genome shotgun sequence genome includes a window with the following:
- the dnase1 gene encoding deoxyribonuclease-1 isoform X1: protein MHLVGTLGLFLTLLHLSNSLLLGAFNIKSFGDTKASNTTLMNIITKIVQRYDVILIQEVRDSDLSATQKLMEYVNNVCLFPPRDSPQYKYIVSEPLGASTYKERYLFLYREALVSVAKSYTYDDGPEETGQDAFSREPFVVMFSSKHTAVRDFTLIPQHTSPESAVRELNALYDVVADVRARWNNDDIVLLGDFNAGCSYVSGSDWQQIRIFTDKTFHWLITDAADTTVSQTVCPYDRIVVTADMMRGVVKDSAKVYNYMTDLNLKQDLALAVSDHFPVEVKLSG from the exons ATGCATTTGGTGGGCACTTTGGGGCTTTTTCTGACCTTGCTGCATCTCTCTAACTCGCTGCTGCTGGGAGCCTTTAACATCAAATCCTTCGGAGACACCAAAGCCTCCAACACCACTCTGATGAACATCATTACCAAG atTGTCCAACGCTATGACGTCATTCTGATCCAAGAGGTCAGAGACAGTGATCTCTCAGCAACCCAAAAACTCATGGAGTACGTCAACAA tgtgtgtttgtttcccccCAGAGATTCTCCTCAGTACAAATACATCGTCAGCGAGCCTCTCGGTGCGAGCACCTATAAAGAGCGATATCTCTTCCTTTACAG GGAGGCGCTGGTATCGGTGGCAAAAAGCTACACCTATGACGACGGCCcggaggaaactggacaagacGCCTTTAGCAGGGAGCCGTTTGTCGTAATGTTCTCCTCCAAACACACTG CTGTGAGAGACTTTACTCTGATCCCTCAGCACACCTCCCCAGAATCAGCTGTTCGGGAGCTAAATGCTCTCTATGACGTGGTGGCAGATGTCCGCGCTCGCTGGAACAATGAT GACATCGTGCTGCTGGGTGACTTCAACGCAGGCTGTAGTTATGTGTCCGGGTCTGACTGGCAGCAGATCCGCATCTTCACTGACAAGACTTTCCATTGGCTGATCACTGATGCGGCCGACACTACCGTGTCGCAAACTGTCTGCCCTTACGACAG gATTGTGGTCACTGCGGACATGATGAGAGGAGTGGTGAAAGATAGTGCGAAGGTGTATAACTACATGACGGACCTGAATCTCAAACAAGATCTG GCGTTGGCTGTCAGCGACCACTTCCCCGTGGAGGTGAAGCTGAGCGGTTAG
- the dnase1 gene encoding deoxyribonuclease-1 isoform X2, whose amino-acid sequence MHLVGTLGLFLTLLHLSNSLLLGAFNIKSFGDTKASNTTLMNIITKIVQRYDVILIQEVRDSDLSATQKLMEYVNKDSPQYKYIVSEPLGASTYKERYLFLYREALVSVAKSYTYDDGPEETGQDAFSREPFVVMFSSKHTAVRDFTLIPQHTSPESAVRELNALYDVVADVRARWNNDDIVLLGDFNAGCSYVSGSDWQQIRIFTDKTFHWLITDAADTTVSQTVCPYDRIVVTADMMRGVVKDSAKVYNYMTDLNLKQDLALAVSDHFPVEVKLSG is encoded by the exons ATGCATTTGGTGGGCACTTTGGGGCTTTTTCTGACCTTGCTGCATCTCTCTAACTCGCTGCTGCTGGGAGCCTTTAACATCAAATCCTTCGGAGACACCAAAGCCTCCAACACCACTCTGATGAACATCATTACCAAG atTGTCCAACGCTATGACGTCATTCTGATCCAAGAGGTCAGAGACAGTGATCTCTCAGCAACCCAAAAACTCATGGAGTACGTCAACAA AGATTCTCCTCAGTACAAATACATCGTCAGCGAGCCTCTCGGTGCGAGCACCTATAAAGAGCGATATCTCTTCCTTTACAG GGAGGCGCTGGTATCGGTGGCAAAAAGCTACACCTATGACGACGGCCcggaggaaactggacaagacGCCTTTAGCAGGGAGCCGTTTGTCGTAATGTTCTCCTCCAAACACACTG CTGTGAGAGACTTTACTCTGATCCCTCAGCACACCTCCCCAGAATCAGCTGTTCGGGAGCTAAATGCTCTCTATGACGTGGTGGCAGATGTCCGCGCTCGCTGGAACAATGAT GACATCGTGCTGCTGGGTGACTTCAACGCAGGCTGTAGTTATGTGTCCGGGTCTGACTGGCAGCAGATCCGCATCTTCACTGACAAGACTTTCCATTGGCTGATCACTGATGCGGCCGACACTACCGTGTCGCAAACTGTCTGCCCTTACGACAG gATTGTGGTCACTGCGGACATGATGAGAGGAGTGGTGAAAGATAGTGCGAAGGTGTATAACTACATGACGGACCTGAATCTCAAACAAGATCTG GCGTTGGCTGTCAGCGACCACTTCCCCGTGGAGGTGAAGCTGAGCGGTTAG
- the LOC143418300 gene encoding deoxyribonuclease-1-like isoform X1, giving the protein MHLVGTLGLFLTLLHLSNSLLLGAFNIKSFGDTKASNTTLMNIITKIVQRYDVILIQEVRDSDLSATQKLMEYVNNVCLFPPRDSPQYKYIVSEPLGASTYKERYLFLYREALVSVAKSYTYDDGPEETGQDAFSREPFVVMFSSKHTAVRDFTLIPQHTSPESAVRELNALYDVVADVRARWNNDDIVLLGDFNAGCSYVSGSDWQQIRIFTDKTFHWLITDAADTTVSQTVCPYDRIVVTADMMRGVVKESAKVYNYMTDLNLKQDLALAVSDHFPVEVKLSG; this is encoded by the exons ATGCATTTGGTGGGCACTTTGGGGCTTTTTCTGACCTTGCTGCATCTCTCTAACTCGCTGCTGCTGGGAGCCTTTAACATCAAATCCTTCGGAGACACCAAAGCCTCCAACACCACTCTGATGAACATCATTACCAAG atTGTCCAACGCTATGACGTCATTCTGATCCAAGAGGTCAGAGACAGTGATCTCTCAGCAACCCAAAAACTCATGGAGTACGTCAACAA tgtgtgtttgtttcccccCAGAGATTCTCCTCAGTACAAATACATCGTCAGCGAGCCTCTCGGTGCGAGCACCTATAAAGAGCGATATCTCTTCCTTTACAG GGAGGCGCTGGTATCGGTGGCAAAAAGCTACACCTATGACGACGGCCcggaggaaactggacaagacGCCTTTAGCAGGGAGCCGTTTGTCGTAATGTTCTCCTCCAAACACACTG CTGTGAGAGACTTTACTCTGATCCCTCAGCACACCTCCCCAGAATCAGCTGTTCGGGAGCTAAATGCTCTCTATGACGTGGTGGCAGATGTCCGCGCTCGCTGGAACAATGAT GACATCGTGCTGCTGGGTGACTTCAACGCAGGCTGTAGTTATGTGTCCGGGTCTGACTGGCAGCAGATCCGCATCTTCACTGACAAGACTTTCCATTGGCTGATCACTGATGCGGCCGACACTACCGTGTCGCAAACTGTCTGCCCTTACGACAG gATTGTGGTCACTGCGGACATGATGAGAGGAGTGGTGAAAGAGAGTGCGAAGGTGTATAACTACATGACGGACCTGAATCTCAAACAAGATCTG GCGTTGGCTGTCAGCGACCACTTCCCCGTGGAGGTGAAGCTGAGCGGTTAG
- the LOC143418300 gene encoding deoxyribonuclease-1-like isoform X2, with translation MHLVGTLGLFLTLLHLSNSLLLGAFNIKSFGDTKASNTTLMNIITKIVQRYDVILIQEVRDSDLSATQKLMEYVNKDSPQYKYIVSEPLGASTYKERYLFLYREALVSVAKSYTYDDGPEETGQDAFSREPFVVMFSSKHTAVRDFTLIPQHTSPESAVRELNALYDVVADVRARWNNDDIVLLGDFNAGCSYVSGSDWQQIRIFTDKTFHWLITDAADTTVSQTVCPYDRIVVTADMMRGVVKESAKVYNYMTDLNLKQDLALAVSDHFPVEVKLSG, from the exons ATGCATTTGGTGGGCACTTTGGGGCTTTTTCTGACCTTGCTGCATCTCTCTAACTCGCTGCTGCTGGGAGCCTTTAACATCAAATCCTTCGGAGACACCAAAGCCTCCAACACCACTCTGATGAACATCATTACCAAG atTGTCCAACGCTATGACGTCATTCTGATCCAAGAGGTCAGAGACAGTGATCTCTCAGCAACCCAAAAACTCATGGAGTACGTCAACAA AGATTCTCCTCAGTACAAATACATCGTCAGCGAGCCTCTCGGTGCGAGCACCTATAAAGAGCGATATCTCTTCCTTTACAG GGAGGCGCTGGTATCGGTGGCAAAAAGCTACACCTATGACGACGGCCcggaggaaactggacaagacGCCTTTAGCAGGGAGCCGTTTGTCGTAATGTTCTCCTCCAAACACACTG CTGTGAGAGACTTTACTCTGATCCCTCAGCACACCTCCCCAGAATCAGCTGTTCGGGAGCTAAATGCTCTCTATGACGTGGTGGCAGATGTCCGCGCTCGCTGGAACAATGAT GACATCGTGCTGCTGGGTGACTTCAACGCAGGCTGTAGTTATGTGTCCGGGTCTGACTGGCAGCAGATCCGCATCTTCACTGACAAGACTTTCCATTGGCTGATCACTGATGCGGCCGACACTACCGTGTCGCAAACTGTCTGCCCTTACGACAG gATTGTGGTCACTGCGGACATGATGAGAGGAGTGGTGAAAGAGAGTGCGAAGGTGTATAACTACATGACGGACCTGAATCTCAAACAAGATCTG GCGTTGGCTGTCAGCGACCACTTCCCCGTGGAGGTGAAGCTGAGCGGTTAG